The nucleotide sequence CTGGCACTGCTACCCACTGAGCGTCCGGTCACGTACACGTTGCCGGCGGCATCCACGGCCAGGCCAGTGGCCTGGTCTTCTCCGTTGGCGGGGCCGTTGTAACGCGCCTCCCACAGGGGCTGGCCCGTTGTTCCGGTGTACTTCACCGTAACGTAGTCGGCGGCGCTGCCGCTACCCGACGTTCCCGTTACTACCACGTTGCCGGCCACGTCCAGGGCTATCCTGCTCGCCTGATCTGTGCTGCTGCCGGGACCCGAGTAGTGGGCCTGCCAGAGTTGCTGGCCGCTGGCGCTGGCGTACTTGAGGGTTGTATAGTCGAAGTCGTCGTTGTTGCGCCGCGCGCTGCCCGTCACGTAGGCGTTGCCGGCGGCGTCCAGGGCCAAGCCAGTGGCCTGGACGCCGTTATTGAAGCCCGTGTAAAGCGCCGTCCACAGCAGCTGGCCGCCGGTTGAGTACTTGAGGGTAGCCGCGGTATTGTTGCTGAGGCCTTCGGAATGGCCCGTTACGTATGCATTACCCGCCGCATCCACGGCTACAGCAGTAGGAATATAGGCAAGTATGCCCCCGCCGCTGTAGCGCGCCACCCACAGTTGCTGACCACTGGCCGAGTATTTCACCGTTGCGTAGTGGTAAGCGGCACCGCTGCCCGCCGAGCGCCCGGTCACGTACACGTTGCCGGCGGCGTCCAGCGCCAGGCCAGTGGCTTGGTCTTCCCCGTTGGCGGGGCCGTTGTAGCGCGCTTCCCACAGCAGTTGGCCGCTGGCCGAGTATTTAAGTGTGGCATAGTCGGAGCTGCTGCTGCCGGTCACGTACACGTTGCCGACGGCATCCACTACCAGGCCCTCCGCATTATCGGCGCCGGGAGTTAAGCCCGCATACGGAGTTACCCATAACTGCTGGCCGTTGGCTTCGGCGTAGGTGATGGTGGCGAAGTCGGTGTCGGAGGTGCTGCTGCCGTTGTAGACGGCCCCTGCCACCACCACGTTCCCGCCCCGAGCCACGGCTACCGCCGCCGCGGCCTGGTTGCCGCCATCCGGCCCCGAGTAGCAGGCCTGCCAGAGTTGCTGGCCACTGCCCCCCGCGTAGCGAACGGTAGCGAAGTCGCTGGTGCCGCTGCTGTTGTAGGAGCGGCCCGTTACGGCCACATTGCCCGCGGCGTCTACGGCCAGGCTTTTGGCTTCATCATAGCTGTTGGCCGGCCCGTTGTAGCGCGCCTGCCACAGCTCTTGCCCGTTGCTCTGGGCGTACTTGACGGTGGCATAATCCCAGTTGTTGTTGCCGGTGTTGGCAAACCCCGTTACCAACACGTTGCCGGTGGCATCCAGGGCTATAGCAGTGGCTTCGTCGTAGCCGTTGCCCCCGCCGTTGTAGCGGGCCACCCACAGTTGCTGGCCGCTGGCCGTAGCGTATTTCACCGTTGCGTAGTCGTAGCTGCTGCCACTGTCGGAAGTGCCCGTTACAGCCACGTTGCCGGCGGCATCCACGGCCAGGCCCGTTGCCAGGTCGTAGCTGCTGCCGGGTCCTGCGTAGCGGGCCTGCCAGAGCTGCTGCCCAGTGGCACCAGCGTAGGCAAGAGTCACATAGTCGCTTTGGCTGCCTTGGTAGGAAGTGCCGGTTACCAGCACTTCGCCGGTGGCAGTTACAGCCACGGCGGCGGCCAGGTCGTCGGTCCCGAGGCCGGTGTAGCGGGCTTCCCAGAGCTGCTGGCCGCTGGGTGCGTATTTGAGGGTAACGTAGTCGTAGCTGCCACTAGCGCTGCCGTAGGAGGTACCCGTTACGTACACGTTGCCGGTTGTATCCACGGCCACGCTGGTGGGTATGTCGTCGCTGTTCGCTGACCCATTGTATTGTACCACCCAGGCCTGCCCGCCACTCTTCCAATACTTCACGGTCGTATAATCCCAATTGCTCCCGCTGTACGAATAGCCAGTCACGTACACGTTGCCGGCGCCGTCTACGGCCAGGCTGGTGGGTATGTC is from Hymenobacter tibetensis and encodes:
- a CDS encoding SBBP repeat-containing protein, whose amino-acid sequence is MKPVLTRALLAVGLLVALPSVYAQPDQPASGRTLKQPAPMTQAPMLLPPGVPALHHALPASRAASAGMHLPQLGARPKSHVRSAVPLAATATLDATEAVSQEWAARYTGGGIRYDQPTSLAVDGAGNVAVTGYSYNGSSYDYATVVYAPAGLQYWVGRYNNPGNGDDIPTSLAVDGAGNVYVTGYSYSGSNWDYTTVKYWKSGGQAWVVQYNGSANSDDIPTSVAVDTTGNVYVTGTSYGSASGSYDYVTLKYAPSGQQLWEARYTGLGTDDLAAAVAVTATGEVLVTGTSYQGSQSDYVTLAYAGATGQQLWQARYAGPGSSYDLATGLAVDAAGNVAVTGTSDSGSSYDYATVKYATASGQQLWVARYNGGGNGYDEATAIALDATGNVLVTGFANTGNNNWDYATVKYAQSNGQELWQARYNGPANSYDEAKSLAVDAAGNVAVTGRSYNSSGTSDFATVRYAGGSGQQLWQACYSGPDGGNQAAAAVAVARGGNVVVAGAVYNGSSTSDTDFATITYAEANGQQLWVTPYAGLTPGADNAEGLVVDAVGNVYVTGSSSSDYATLKYSASGQLLWEARYNGPANGEDQATGLALDAAGNVYVTGRSAGSGAAYHYATVKYSASGQQLWVARYSGGGILAYIPTAVAVDAAGNAYVTGHSEGLSNNTAATLKYSTGGQLLWTALYTGFNNGVQATGLALDAAGNAYVTGSARRNNDDFDYTTLKYASASGQQLWQAHYSGPGSSTDQASRIALDVAGNVVVTGTSGSGSAADYVTVKYTGTTGQPLWEARYNGPANGEDQATGLAVDAAGNVYVTGRSVGSSASYDYATIKYASASGQQLWQARYSGPNALSDVAAALTVDVAGNVYVTGTSRSNSSNDYTTLKYAGSSGQQLWEVRYNGVGIADDHATAVAVDGAGNVYVTGSSTGGLTNSYDYATLKYAQPSGKLARVGEGVPQTALALLAPSLNSSKHQLAVYPNPAAEQATVSFRAALDGRAQVLLYNQLGQPVATLYAGAVRRGQFYTLPLSGQHVPAGLYTCTLWIGNQRQTTRLVINR